In the genome of Piliocolobus tephrosceles isolate RC106 chromosome 20, ASM277652v3, whole genome shotgun sequence, the window ggggtttcactgtgttagccaggatggtctcgatctcctgacctcgtgacctgcccacctcagcctcccaaagtgctgggattacgggcgtgagacCACGCCAGGCCTAAGttttttttcataagaaaataattactggAAGGTAGATTAAATGGTGGAAAACATTAATCATGTCCAACTCCTCATTTCATAAACAGGGAAGCTGAGGTTTAAAGAAGGAAGTGGCTTCCTGGTCACACTGGGTGACATAGCTGGCCCTAAAACCCAAATTCTTTTCCTGGAACCAGTTACTTCCCTTCTTTCCACTCCAGAGAGGGGGAACCTAGGATCAATGAAGTTGATGGGTTTTCTTCTGCTGGAATAGGAATAAGTGAGTCATTGACTTGCTGTTGCTTTCTCTGTTCTTgactcattcagcaaatatttactgactgtCCACCATTCGGATTTGGAAGATAGATAAAATAGTCATGGCAGCAGAGAGGGTCAGGATTTACTCCTAGGTGCGACTTGAGAACCTGTGCTTTTTCCCATTTGACACCCACATTTTAAAACACCCACTACTCTGCCTTCTAATATAGTTCAACTGTGTCTCAGGGCAGGGACTGTCTTACATGTACATGTTCTAGCCTTCCTGCCACCCAGTGGGTGCGAAATCAATGTTGTAGTGTTGAGGAAACacttgaatttaattttatttatttatttattttgagacggagttttgctcttgttgcccaggctggagtgcaatggcacgatctcggttcaccgcaacctctgcctcccgggttcaagcaattctcctgcctcagcctcccaagtagctaggattacaggcatgcgccaccacgcctggctaattttgtatttttagtagagactgggtttctccatgtttgtcaggctggtttcgaactcccgatctcaggtaatccgcccacctcagcctcccaaagtgctgggattacaggcgtgagccaccgcacccggccaacactTGAATTTTAATCCTTACTTTGCTACTGTGTCGCTGAAACAGTATGTTGCTCTCCTTCTCTGGCCATTAGCTTAACTATCCGTATAGCGGGAACAGTGGCAAACTCCTAACTGGAGGAGCTTGCAGGTCCATTTCAAGTTATCAGACTCTAACTAGGAGAAAACACTGAGAATTCAGGCTGAAAATAGCGACACCGTTTATCACCTAGTTGATTCCCAAACATCATTAGGGCGTCCTAATCCACCCCACCTCTCTCTCCCCTAGCCGCcttcctttaaaagaaaatttccctCTAGAGGGCGCGCAAGCTCTGCGGCCTTCGTTCCTCACTTCCGTTTGCCTTCACTCTTCCTTCTGCGCATGTGCTCAGGTCGCTATCCGGCTGCTAGTACTTGGTTCAGGCGGTTCAGGGAAAGGTTGCACCCACTACGCCTGCGCAACCTCAGCCCCGCCCCTCCGCTGCTTTCCCCGGAAACGCTTCTTTCCTACAGAGTCGCTCCCGCCGCTGCGGTCGCTGGAGCTTTGCCTCTCTAGGCCGGCAGCACCTCTCCTCCATGGTCATGTCTATCGGCGCTGTTTTGGGAGCCCGCGGGTGAGGCCGGGCCACGCTCGAACACTTCGATCGTCGAGTCTGTCACTGGTGAGTAGACCCCAGAGGAGCTCGTGTACGGGCGGGGGCCGCGCAGCCGGAATGGGCTGGATTTCCCCTCACTCTGAGAATGGGTCTGTCCGCCCCGCCTTCCCCCTAACTCTTGGAATGGGCTCACCCCTTGGTTCCAGTCCCTCCTCCCGGGCGGGGCGGCGTTGCCATGGCGACGGGCCGCTGGCTGAGGCCCGGCTGGTGTCCCTGCAGGGCATGGCGGGTCAGTTCCGCAGCTACGTGTGGGACCCGCTGCTGATCCTGTCGCAGATCGTCCTCATGCAGACCGTGTATTACGGCTCGCTGGGCCTGTGGCTGGCGCTGGTGGACGGGCTAGTGCGAAGCAGCCCCTCGCTGGACCAGATGTTCGACGCCGAGGTAGGGTCCCCGGGCTGGCGCGGGTGGGGTCTCGGCCTCCCCGAGTAGGCTTTGTGATCCAGCACTACTGTGCTGTAGACCTGGCTGGGTCACCTTCTTGCTTTGTAGCCCTGGGAAAGGGATTTCaccttgctgagcctcagttgcctcatccaTAAAGTGGAATGACAGCAGAGGCTGATTAGTACAAAGGAAAGGGCCTGGATGTTAATACAATAAACACGTCTGTGTTCCAGGCAACTGTGATACATTTCCTTTCTGATACTCTGGGAAAgtgacttaacttctctgagctaggTTCTCAGGTGCCACACCAGAGAGAGGAGTAGATAAAAGAGCATTCATGCAGGTACAGTGGAAACTGCCTGGACTTTGGGGTCAGGACAGGCCTCCGTTTAAGatccacttactagctgtgtgacctggggcaaatGTCACCTCTGTGAACATGTTTTCCTGTCTTCAAAACCACGAGACTAGTTGCAAAGAGGTCGTGGACTGCAATATAAAGAGCATGTGCGTTGGATTCAGAAAAGCAAGTGTTCAATCTAGGCCTTACCGTATAATActagctgtgggaccttgggcaagttgcttcccCTTTCTGAGCCTTTTCTGAAAAGTGGGCAGAATACTCCTGTCATGTCACCCTCAACAAAATGTTACAAGGCGCAGAGGGGTTTAGGAATAAGAAAGTACTTCGTAAAGTGTAAAGGAGGCCTGTAAGTTGTTACATCTAAGGGGCAGCTGTGGCCTGTGGTGGTGAGCACAGTTCTTAAAGGCAGGAGACCTGGGATGGAGTCCTTGCTCCTGCTGCTTGTTCTCTGTGTAGCCTGTGGGCAAGTTATTGTCCAAAAAGTGATAAGAATCAAAAGCAGAAGAATGGCTTTGTGAGGTTTTTTTAGGGATAATACAAGATTATGTATGTCAAAGACCTTTCTTTGTCAGCTGAAAGTGTGGTGCAGATGTTTGGCATTTGATAGTATTATGTTAGATAGTGGAGGCTGCACACCCACCATGTGCCTAGTTGTAGTCTCGTAGGAGCTTCTATCCTCCTGGGAAGAGCCGTGGGAATGCTGGGCTTTGTTGAAGAGCCATCTGATGCACACCACTGGGTTCTAGACTAGGGATCAGCAAACCTTTCCTTTAAGGGTGAAGTAGTAAGGATTTTAGGTCACAattactcagctctgccattatAGCACAGAAGCTGCTATAGACAAATACATAAGTGAATAggtgtggctgtgtttcaataaaactttatgtacaGGAGCAGATGCCTGGCCTATGGAGCCATAGTCAGCTGAACGCTGTTCTAGACTTTACTCTTGGTGTTTATTACTTTGGGCAACTTAACTTGTCTGAGCTTTTACgtcctcctttgtaaaatgaaaataatccctTTCCACCTGctgtgagaaacaaatgaaatccCATAATGGATGTCTATGAAAGCACCTAGTTGGAAATAGGCTGCCGTACAAATGAAGGGAGGTGTTATCTTCTGTGCTCCAGGAAGAATGCTTGTTCCTTAGGAGGCTTGCTGAGATCCTGGGGCTCTGCCATGTCACTTCTCCAGCATATTTCCATTTGTGATTCCCCCTCAGATCCTGGGCTTTTCCACCCCTCCAGGCCGGCTCTCCATGATGTCCTTCATCCTCAACGCGCTCACCTGGTGAGTATCACCAGTTTGGCTATCCAGCTTTTGGGCTTTTAGCTCTGGGACTAACTTCCTAAGTTCGAACATGAGACAGGCTGGCACTTGTTTCTGGGGAGTGGTGGAGTAAGGTGGGTGACAGAGGCCAGTTCTGGGACCGGCTGTATCGTGGGCCTCCTTCCATTGTTTTTTTGACTTACCTGGAAAGCTATTATGTCACTATGTTTGTGCTGCCTGCAAGACAACTTCCATCTCAGATAACTTCCCTGATGTGGAGTGAGCTGAGGAAAGGGTTCGACcgagaggcaggagaactgagTTCTGTTCTTGGTTTGTGTGCCATTGGCCAAGTTACCTGCCATGGGCCTTAGGCTCCTCTTTTGTCCATGAGGGGTTGGACTCGGTGACGTCTAAGGTCACACATAATCATTGCCTATCTCTTAAGAGGCAATTTAGCATAGTGATCAAGGTCTCAGGCTCTGGAGGCAGACTTATTTGGCTTTGAACCTCAACTTTACCACTAGTCtagtgactttggacaagttaatCAACCATAGTtgcctcatcagtaaaatggggctaataatattacctacctcatagttgtaaggattaaataagttaattcaCAAGAAGGACTTAGAACAATGCCTTGCACGTTATTATGATTCTTGTCCTTACACTGGAGGTTGAAAACTGGTGGGCTGACTTTGACCTAAATTTGTCTTCCAGATAGGTTCTATTTGGCTTACATAGATGTCAGCCCACACATggtgtttaaaacatttttttcacttagttGAAAATCAggctattttatataaaaatccagatttctggcttctcttaaaTAATGGAATGACTGATTGATTCCAGGCCAACCTTCTAGCATGATAAGATTTGCCTAGATGCAAGTAACTACTGCCCCCACTTTAGCTAGAACATATGTGCTTCAGGGTGTCATAATCCCCACCAATTCCTAGTATCCCCTAGTGACAATTGCCATCAATCATCAAGCTCATACTCAGTCAACTTCACTCTTGACATTACCTGCCAGGTTCTTCCAGGCATCTAATATCGTAACCCTTGCTTCACACTTACCTTGTCACTTCTGACCACTATGCTGCCATCCTAATTGTCCCTACCCTCCCAAATAACCTAAGACCAGGACAACCCAGTGACAACTCACTGCTGTCCTCTCCCCACAGTGCCCTGGGCTTGCTGTACTTCATCCGGCGAGGAAAGCAGTGTCTGGATTTCACTGTCACTGTCCATTTCTTTCACCTCCTGGGCTGCTGGTTCTACAGCTCCCGTTTCCCCTCGGCGCTGACCTGGTGGCTGGTCCAAgccgtgtgcattgcactcatgGCTGTCATCGGGGAGTACCTGTGCATGCGGACGGAGCTCAAGGAGATACCCCTCAACTCAGCCCCTAAATCCAATGTCTAGAATTGGGCCCTTTGGACATCCTGCTGACACTTGGGGCCCTTAACACCTTGGGCTGCTCAGACCCTACAGATGAGGTCCAGCCTAGATCTGAGAGGAACCCTGGAAATGTGAAGTGTCTGTTGGTGTGGGAGAGATAGTGAGGGCCTGTCAAAGAAGGCAGGTAGCAGTCAGCATGACAGCTGCAAGAATGGCCTCTGTCTGCTGAAGCCTTGGTATCTGAGAGGTCAGGAAGGGGACCTCTTTGAGAGTAATAACAGAATTGGAACCATGCCACTTTTGAGCCACAATACCTGTCACCAGCCTGttgttttaagagagaaaaaacatcAAGGATATCTGATTGGAGCAAACCACTTCTTTAGTCATCTGTCTTACCTCCCTGGGACAGCTGTTACCTTTGCATTGTTGCCAAATCACAGCAGTTATGTTGGAGAAACGCTTGGTTTCCGGATCCAGAGCCACAGAAAGAAATGTAGGCGTAAAGTATTAGGCTGCTGTCAGGGAGAGGATGGCAGATGGATGCATCAAGCACAAGGAAAATGCACAACCTGTGCCCTGTTATACGCACGTTTGTGTGCACCCAAGAACCTATGACTTTCTTCCAGTTCCTTCTGCCAGGTCCCCATCCTGCTGCCAGCTCTCAACATAGCAGGCCATAGGACCCAGAGAAGAATCCCAGCGTTGCTCAAAGTCTAACCATCATAAAGACACTGCCTGTCTTCTAGGAATGACCAGGCACCCAACTCCCACTGGACTCCAGTTCTTTTTCCTGCCTTATTTAGAATTCTGTGGCGGGAAGGGTATGATGGGTTCCCAGAGACAAGAAGCCCAACCCTCTGGCCTGGGCTGTGCCGATAGCGCTGAGGGAGATAGGAATTTGCTGCTAAGATTTTTCTTTGGGGTGGAGTTTCCTCTGTGAGGGGCTTGCAGCTGTCCTTCCTGTGTatataaatacagtattttccaCGGTTCTGCCTGTAGTTACTTTGTAATGCCACGGTTGAGATTGAGAGAGATCAGCGCAGCCAGGCAAGGGAACTTTAAAGAATTATTAGGCCACCTTCTCCCTTTCCTGGACCCCAGAGTCATTCCTCCATTTGGTTAAAATACTCAGTGCAGGGAACTCTTACATCCTATCTCCTTCACTTGCAATGTCTCCTGCTATGCCTTAGGTGAACCACGTGATTCTTGGGTTTCCTTTCCTACTTGCTAGTGATTTCTGAACGTGTTCAATGGAGTGGCACACAGTCTAGACCCACTTCTGCATTGAAACCTTCACTGTTCCTCTTTGGTTTCTTGGGAGCTTTCCCAAGAGAGCTGTCAGTTTTCAGCTGTCAGTGTTATGGTAACACAAATGAGTTTTGCTATCTCCCTGAGAAGCCAGTCCGACCTCTTGGCTGTCAGCCCTACAGAGTAGGGAGTTGATACTGACAGGATGAAGGTTTAGGAGTAAATATGCCTGGGAAGAGACTGGGAAGGTTCTAGGGTGAGGCACCTCAGTAACTCATGGTGCCTTGGCCAAGTTGGAAGGAAGCAGTTTGTTAATGGGGCACGGTAATCCTGGCTGCAGGGTCTAGGAGGTAAGACCAGCTGGGATGACCTTCCCTGGGTTGATCAGTTTCCCTCTAAACAACACAAACTGTACAGGCATGTGACTGACTTTGAAAGAACACCCATCATGTGGCTGCTGTCACCCTTGACCAGCTGTGGTGGTGGTTACTCCATCTGTGGTTGGAGCACCTCTTTGGGATTCACTTCAAGGTCTTGTGCCTATTTTTCTGCATATCTTCTGTGATGACAAATCTCTGTCCCCTGAGtgttaatttgatttttagaaatgGCCANNNNNNNNNNNNNNNNNNNNNNNNNNNNNNNNNNNNNNNNNNNNNNNNNNNNNNNNNNNNNNNNNNNNNNNNNNNNNNNNNNNNNNNNNNNNNNNNNNNNNNNNNNNNNNNNNNNNNNNNNNNNNNNNNNNNNNNNNNNNNNNNNNNNNNNNNNNNNNNNNNNNNNNNNNNNNNNNNNNNNNNNNNNNNNNNNNNNNNNNNNNNNNNNNNNNNNNNNNNNNNNNNNNNNNNNNNNNNNNNNNNNNNNNNNNNNNNNNNNNNNNNNNNNNNNNNNNNNNNNNNNNNNNNNNNNNNNNNNNNNNNNNNNNNNNNNNNNNNNNNNNNNNNNNNNNNNNNNNNNNNNNNNNNNNNNNNNNNNNNNNNNNNNNNNNNNNNNNNNNNNNNNNNNNNNNNNNNNNNNTTGGCCAGAGATTTTCAACTGATCTTAGGAATGTGGGAAATCTATTTCCAAAGGATAAAGGATGGTACCTAGATAAGAGAGTACTAGCCCACTACTGAGTTGGCATATCTCTTTAACTCTCCAGGTGTCTGAAGTTGCCCTCCCTTTTTCCCACCCACCACGTGAACTCGGGCCATTCAGAGAGAAAACTGGAGACTCCTACGTAGCTGATGCTCAGAATAGTTTATAACCCTTAAAGaagaacaggaaaggaaaaagggatgTCTGGCTCAGAGGGTACTTCTAACCCCTTGCTCTAGGCAGCCCTGTCCATATCAGTGCCAAATGAGAGCCAGGATGGCAGCCAGCAGACATCAGGGGGTACAATCTGAAGCTCCAGGACTCCCAACATCCTGGAGGGTACACAGCTCAAACAGGCTCCCCTGGACAGGAATCCCCTTGGACTCCTTCCTCAGTGACTCCCAGGTCAGAGTAGCTTCCTTCTGCCAGCCCCAGAAGGCAGTCAGTGCACAGGTGTGGAATACCTTGTACTGGCAGCCCGAGGACCACGGAATCTCAGAAGCAGGGCCCTGGGGACCTAGGGCAGGAGGAATAGGGATGGAATCAACGTACAAGAGAACTCTTCTGTGGAGAGATTAAAAACCACTGTCTTAAGGTTTTCTGTTGGAAAGTAGTAAAGGGTGGTAGAAATAGCATTGAGGCAGGAGGGAGTAGGGGGAGCTGAGGGGTTTAATCCCTGCCCTGCAACTACCTGGGCAAGTCACAGTCATAGGGGCCCAATTCTGAAAGGCTTTGGAGAGCTGCAGTGGAGTACAAAGTCCTGGAGTCCCATTACTACCTGTGAGATCTTGGGTAAACTATGTTATCTCCCTTACCTAgatttcctcatatgtaaaatgagcgTAATAATGGTACTTATTTCCCTGggttttgttttgccttgtttTCCGGTAGGTCAACACTTaattctataaaatggaaaaagtgtTCCCTCCCTGGTTTTATCGTGAAGATGCAGTGAGATGTCATGTGTAAAGCGTTTAGCCCAGCACCTGACATGTAGGAAGTGATCCATACTTCTAGGCAATTATTAGGCTACCCGCCcccctccattttacagaagaggagacaTTTTTCTTCTGAGCCTGTGTTTTCAAATGTTGGGGGATAGGCTTGCCAGTCCTCTAGGTACCACTACCAAGTATTGAGCTCCTATCTGGCATGTACTGTGATTTATGTGTATTCTTACTCAGTCCAATAAGGTAAGCACCACTATTTCCCCCATTTTGCAGACAAACTGAGGATTGGGAGTAAACAACTTTTTCCCCATTACAAAGTTTCTAGGAAGCTAGCCCTGTCTGCCTCATCCTCTTTTCACATTCCAGTTATGTTTATGTGTGATCCAGACAATTGTGAGACAGACAGACTTAGGGATCTAGATGCCATATGCCATATTAGCAAAAGGTTGTGAATGTAAACATACATTTGGCTTGTTAACAAGTAGATAGCTCCCTAAAGGTGGGTAGTTAGGTAGCTGCTGATAAGTGAGAAATGGAGCCAGGACTCACTGGCCACAGGGCTTTATGATGATGACCCTGGTGTGGCGTGGGAAAAGGCCAAACATTTGTTCAGTGCCCCACAAACTGGCTTCTCCTACATGAAGCTTGATTTGCTTAAAACCCCCTGAAACAGACATTAGTATCACTATTTTATAAACATGAaataggctcagagaggtcaggtGACTTCTAAAAAGTCACTCAATATAAAATCAGATTCACACACTTCAATTTTTTCCCAGTTAACTGTTAAGCAGCCATTTCTGGGGTGGCTTCCTCCCCAAATCAGTGTTACTGGGCCCAGAGGAGGAGCTTTAGGTTGAAATGGTTAACCAAAGGGAGGTTGGTAGTGGGGAGACCCCGGTTGTGGAATTGTGGGAGGCAGGTGGCCAGAGGCCTAAGTGCCTGGGCAGGTGGGATGAGGTGGAAGGAGCCTACTGCTGGAATTCCTTCACTCCCAGGCCTGCCCCTTGCTGCTCTGGCCATGCTGGGTCCCCGCCTTCACACACAGCCATCCCCTATACTCGGTGGTGTTCCCAGTGGGCAACTGGGGCCCAACTCCAGCTCTCTGGAGCAAAGTGAAGTTGCCAGTCTCACTCAGGCCCACCCCAATCCAGCCTCCACTTGGGGCTCCCTGGGCAGGCCCCCCTGAAGGCTAGTACAAGCGGGCTCCCCAGAAAGGGTCGGGTTTTTTAGCTGGGAGGGCGCTGTCTTGACTGTCTGCTGACAGCGCGCTCAGGACAGAAGTTCACGCAAAGGTTGATGGAATGGAAGAGTGAATAGAGATTATTTTCGAAAGTTGATGGAGTTGAAAATACCCAGCAAGGGAACTGCCATGGAGACTGTCCAGGAAATGGGCTGGAGTGCAAGCTGGGTGGGAAGACCGCTGGAAGTGGAGGTTACTGGGGTGGAGGTGGCGCGGGAAGTGGCGGGGTGGTGGCGGCAGAGGTAGGCACCGTAGGGAAGCTCCAGGAAGATTGCGCTGGGAGGTGAGCTCGGGAGCGCGCA includes:
- the SYS1 gene encoding protein SYS1 homolog, with the protein product MAGQFRSYVWDPLLILSQIVLMQTVYYGSLGLWLALVDGLVRSSPSLDQMFDAEILGFSTPPGRLSMMSFILNALTCALGLLYFIRRGKQCLDFTVTVHFFHLLGCWFYSSRFPSALTWWLVQAVCIALMAVIGEYLCMRTELKEIPLNSAPKSNV